The following proteins are co-located in the Microcebus murinus isolate Inina chromosome 21, M.murinus_Inina_mat1.0, whole genome shotgun sequence genome:
- the RHO gene encoding rhodopsin encodes MNGTEGPNFYVPFSNATGVVRSPFEYPQYYLAEPWQFSMLAAYMFMLIVLGFPINFLTLYVTVQHKKLRTPLNYILLNLAVADLFMVFGGFTTTLYTSLHGYFVFGPTGCNLEGFFATLGGEIALWSLVVLAIERYVVVCKPMSNFRFGENHAIMGVVFTWIMALACAAPPLVGWSRYIPEGMQCSCGIDYYTLKPEVNNESFVIYMFVVHFFIPMFVIFFCYGQLVFTVKEAAAQQQESATTQKAEKEVTRMVIIMVIAFLICWVPYASVAFYIFTHQGSNFGPIFMTLPAFFAKTASIYNPVIYIMMNKQFRTCMITTLCCGKNPLGDDEASTTASKTETSQVAPA; translated from the exons ATGAACGGAACAGAGGGCCCCAACTTCTACGTGCCCTTCTCCAACGCCACGGGCGTGGTGCGCAGCCCCTTCGAGTACCCGCAGTACTACCTGGCGGAGCCATGGCAGTTCTCCATGCTGGCCGCCTACATGTTCATGCTCATCGTGCTCGGCTTCCCCATCAACTTCCTCACGCTCTACGTCACCGTCCAGCACAAGAAGCTGCGCACGCCGCTCAACTACATCCTGCTCAACCTGGCCGTGGCCGACCTCTTCATGGTCTTCGGTGGCTTCACCACCACCCTCTACACCTCTCTGCACGGATACTTCGTCTTCGGGCCCACGGGGTGCAATCTGGAGGGCTTCTTTGCCACGCTGGGCG GTGAAATCGCCCTGTGGTCCTTGGTGGTCCTGGCCATCGAGCGGTACGTGGTGGTGTGTAAGCCCATGAGCAACTTCCGCTTCGGGGAGAACCATGCCATCATGGGCGTCGTCTTCACCTGGATCATGGCGCTGGCCTGTGCCGCGCCCCCTCTGGTTGGCTGGTCCAG GTACATCCCCGAGGGCATGCAGTGCTCGTGCGGGATCGACTACTACACACTCAAGCCCGAGGTCAACAACGAGTCCTTCGTCATCTACATGTTCGTGGTCCACTTCTTCATCCCCATGTTCGTCATCTTCTTCTGCTATGGGCAGCTGGTCTTCACGGTTAAGGAG GCGGCCGCCCAGCAGCAGGAGTCGGCCACCACACAGAAGGCAGAGAAGGAGGTCACCCGCATGGTCATCATCATGGTCATCGCCTTCCTGATCTGCTGGGTGCCCTACGCCAGCGTGGCGTTCTACATCTTCACCCACCAGGGCTCCAACTTCGGCCCCATCTTCATGACCCTCCCGGCATTCTTTGCCAAGACCGCCTCCATCTACAACCCCGTCATCTATATCATGATGAACAAGCAG TTCCGGACCTGCATGATCACCACCCTCTGCTGCGGCAAGAACCCACTGGGTGACGACGAGGCCTCCACCACCGCCTCCAAGACGGAGACCAGCCAGGTGGCCCCGGCCTAA